A single Atribacterota bacterium DNA region contains:
- a CDS encoding TRAP transporter fused permease subunit — MNKSIDTFSRTREFSSTPGIALVLSTLIIIYVIYKVFNLNFVGISYKAASYLFLLINAILPLVFIWFPATKYEDKKTIPLYDWIIIILVFSISFYLSINAINIQNLGWSAGTAPWIVRVMCLILLIAVLEALRRVSGNILFLICLFFASYPIIAGYMPGILGGISFPFWKTITLHVLGGESMLGMVTRIVGNVVIGYLLFGVVFTFTGGGKFFIELATCILGKYRGGIAKVAVLSSAFFSSLSGSVVSNVISTGSFTIPAMKKSGYPPYFAAATEAVASTGGVLMPPVMGSVGFFCAQFLGIPYYQVALAAAIPSICYYTSLFVQIDLMAAKMGLVGIEEESQTSLKEIMKEGWYYLFVLFTLTFFIFQRQVAQAPFYAIAVLFILSMMKKTTRLNIDSLRNMVINSGKSIAEIGAILLGIGFIVGSLSMTGVVSSFSYEIVTLAKNNLTLILIFGATASFILGTGMVDVAAYIFLSLAIAPAIIRLGVYPLAAHLFVIYTAMISYITPPVALGAITAAGMAGANATKTGFTSMKIGIVGYIIPFAFVFNPALVGHGSFWKILISIIAAFLGIIFLSESIQKCSLKLIKLYTFERITFFISGLLLFFPIWQFQIIGVILGIAMQIILDYLKNDNRIKF; from the coding sequence ATGAATAAGTCTATTGATACATTTAGTCGTACTAGAGAGTTTAGCTCAACACCAGGTATAGCCCTGGTGTTGAGCACTCTTATAATAATTTATGTTATTTATAAAGTATTTAATCTAAATTTTGTTGGCATATCCTATAAAGCTGCTAGTTATTTGTTTTTGTTAATTAATGCAATTCTTCCATTAGTATTTATATGGTTTCCAGCCACCAAGTATGAAGATAAAAAGACTATTCCTCTTTATGACTGGATAATTATTATTTTAGTTTTTAGCATTTCTTTCTATTTGTCCATAAACGCTATTAACATACAGAATCTAGGGTGGAGTGCCGGAACAGCACCATGGATTGTCCGAGTAATGTGTCTTATTTTACTTATTGCAGTATTGGAAGCACTACGACGAGTAAGTGGAAATATTCTTTTTCTAATTTGTCTCTTTTTTGCATCATATCCTATCATTGCAGGATATATGCCAGGAATTTTAGGTGGGATTAGTTTCCCTTTTTGGAAAACTATCACTCTCCATGTTTTGGGCGGAGAATCTATGTTAGGCATGGTGACTCGGATTGTAGGCAATGTTGTGATTGGATATCTATTGTTTGGTGTAGTTTTTACTTTTACAGGAGGAGGGAAATTTTTTATTGAATTAGCAACTTGTATTTTGGGAAAATACCGTGGAGGAATTGCTAAAGTAGCAGTTTTATCAAGTGCCTTTTTTAGTAGTCTTAGCGGTAGCGTTGTAAGCAATGTGATATCAACAGGATCATTTACAATTCCTGCTATGAAAAAATCTGGATACCCTCCTTATTTTGCAGCTGCAACAGAAGCAGTTGCCTCTACTGGAGGTGTGCTAATGCCACCAGTTATGGGATCTGTTGGATTTTTTTGTGCTCAATTTTTAGGTATACCATATTACCAAGTAGCTTTAGCGGCAGCTATTCCATCAATTTGTTATTATACAAGCCTTTTTGTTCAAATAGATTTAATGGCTGCCAAAATGGGATTAGTTGGAATTGAAGAAGAATCTCAAACTTCTTTAAAAGAAATAATGAAAGAAGGTTGGTATTATCTTTTTGTTTTATTCACCTTGACATTTTTTATATTTCAGAGGCAAGTAGCACAAGCTCCATTCTATGCCATAGCAGTGCTTTTTATACTTTCAATGATGAAAAAAACAACTAGATTAAATATAGATAGTTTGAGAAATATGGTAATTAATTCAGGAAAGTCGATAGCTGAAATCGGAGCTATTTTACTTGGAATAGGCTTCATCGTAGGTTCTCTTTCAATGACTGGAGTAGTTAGTTCTTTTAGTTATGAAATTGTAACTCTTGCTAAAAATAATTTAACATTAATTTTAATTTTTGGTGCCACTGCCAGTTTTATTCTTGGAACTGGAATGGTAGATGTTGCTGCTTATATATTCTTGTCTTTAGCGATTGCTCCTGCAATAATAAGACTTGGAGTATATCCTCTTGCTGCTCATCTCTTTGTCATATATACCGCCATGATATCATATATTACTCCCCCAGTTGCTCTAGGTGCTATTACTGCTGCTGGAATGGCTGGTGCAAATGCTACCAAGACTGGTTTCACATCAATGAAAATTGGAATAGTTGGTTATATTATTCCGTTTGCTTTTGTATTTAATCCGGCATTAGTTGGTCATGGTTCATTTTGGAAAATATTGATTTCAATAATAGCAGCATTTTTAGGAATAATTTTTTTATCAGAAAGTATACAGAAGTGTTCTTTAAAGTTAATAAAGTTATATACTTTTGAAAGAATTACTTTTTTTATCTCTGGATTGCTTTTATTTTTCCCCATTTGGCAGTTTCAAATAATAGGTGTTATCTTAGGAATAGCTATGCAAATAATTTTAGATTATCTTAAAAATGATAATAGAATAAAATTTTAG